A genomic region of Cryptococcus neoformans var. grubii H99 chromosome 13, complete sequence contains the following coding sequences:
- a CDS encoding CAMK/CAMKL protein kinase, variant 1, producing MTQPVLRKSKSNLRQRLGLAAAASKPTHLSPIASPSTTNLASSTSTTISVISRTDSRSAFTYDSATPSPPTKRMDFDTVSYNSAMSASPGEYTEEDDMSASTLVSSEDAHQQQQLTQQNTHTQPYQPPAQFHPPGEETVHPNIVTVTSGADDIFSLTDQQLSDRFTFISEIGFGNWGSVWLCKPKHVRSSQLSEPGAVVKLGKQAAASGGSGAGGKVAIKLVHRSKTATTAARVRALWGEMKIIRALRHEPHPSIIQFESFVITPSYALVIMPHLSHLIPVCLPPSRATPYFRQLASAVGYLHERGITHNDIKPANVLLSRTDIPVLVDFGFAQKWDVGARGSFLSSISWGTPEYLDPQRAKGMPHDERASDVWSLGITMFEILIGRTPFEADEQEQFSTPEELVIYYERTRKGQWVGQWSIPSDIETLLRQMINPDPANRVSAMEAYHHPALQPEAPGVIITPHFVRAAASFDVEEPLPAPLPQTHVVAEDHTQAKGDREKEKEKKEKEKRKSKRKAKRDHATSHDPHSHSHFHVRAMTPALGESIKQHTSVSKPKRDDADLASGVGSGIGDGKENEHMEVGEGEKKEKEKKRSKLVIRKLRVEEEGDDKDVGEDPTPTKVTKPAQPLTIKEYSYIDKKVVPRTSNSQLTNLSRPNSANPATTIASSTTNASKTTKEISRATSTQTFKETKDKRISTFSSDDAPEDKQAAVLRTMRLLEGTHKHYATSQREKAQEAFGAITRPAPEPPATVKKEMARPTSLDSAQALANGEKGKKEKSDERRSLGLERIGFGLASGKEKIDEEKIQKPMAAPMSPSRAKRVSTSRMPTPSPQKTRRQGIRPHTEIDATTGKIFPASDDESPLAELREKIIVSDQENLVRFRQVPGNEGELGRGDEVENLKESTAPLLIQNAHAHAYPDQRASRAAALAETHQARCSAEIKSVPEVSKRGSQGSTAPHSASVSGLTRTKSIEALAMDNRLDKMASWIKNVETIIEDARKAVAEGREPGLPVLSLPAELTTADPSTNSNVIQTTVAHRFGVTPDKATAIPSHLRTSSIQVEPATPPKWMTYAEAEEKIQAANAWLEEQQQGKRRKERPTVGHVLKLFGGEKEKAGSRSSTPDPNHHLVPLKSQGQTLRGVPSTPALRGSISGAAAAAARQSKMPHRKSESNLRNFNTMPVISSPSFVAGPQYDPDTDEDHDTATQHNSNRTRSNTNTIAFASPRRVRYETLLSGEPGVTRQGEGWTSNNIKITSYQRKEVKPSSSMASLRERARALLGDSRERERHIIDLSRKPASGVDGHAQGSGSGVGARESLKVERRSSRLTLRGEKGVKKDTAINVASGNTTEHSARPNTPAAESVLGMRSGTTGGDKKMKGWVKSLKGAMGMGKA from the exons ATGACCCAGCCAGTTCTTCGCAAATCCAAATCCAACCTCCGCCAAAGGCTGGGCCTCGCAGCCGCCGCCTCCAAACCCACCCACCTCTCCCCTATTGCTTCACCGTCCACCACCAATCTCGCCTCGTCTACTTCCACTACGATCTCTGTCATCTCGCGCACAGACTCTCGATCGGCATTTACTTATGATTCTGCCACTCCCAGTCCTCCAACAAAGCGGATGGATTTCGACACTGTATCGTACAATAGTGCGATGTCGGCGAGTCCGGGTGAATAcacggaagaagatgacatgTCTGCTTCGACCCTCGTTTCGTCCGAAGATGCCcatcagcaacaacaactgaCCCAACAAAACACACACACCCAACCATACCAACCTCCTGCCCAATTCCATCCTCCAGGAGAAGAAACCGTTCATCCAAATATTGTCACAGTTACCTCTGGCGCTGACGATATCTTCTCCCTTACTGACCAGCAGCTTTCTGATCGATTCACATTCATCTCTGAAATTGGATTTGGCAACTGGGGGAGTGTATGGTTGTGCAAGCCAAAACATGTGAGGAGCAGTCAACTGTCAGAACCCGGAGCGGTTGTTAAGCTAGGAAAACAGGCAGCTGCTAGTGGAGGTAGCGGTGCGGGGGGTAAAGTTGCTATCAAGCTTGTTCATAGGAGTAAGACCGCA ACTACCGCTGCAAGGGTCAGAGCGCTTTGGGGCGAGATGAAGATCATTCGAGCGCTTCGACATGAGCCTCACCCGAGTATCATCCAATTTGAATCCTTTGTCATTACTCCAAGTTATGCTCT GGTTATCATGCCGCACCTGTCTCACCTCATTCCTGTCtgtctccctccttcacGCGCAACCCCTTACTTTCGCCAACTCGCTTCTGCAGTCGGTTACCTGCACGAACGCGGTATCACCCACAACGATATCAAACCCGCCAACGTCTTGTTGAGTCGTACTGATATTCCCGTCTTGGTCGATTTTGGTTTTGCCCAGAAATGGGATGTCGGCGCAAGAGGTAGTTTTCTCAGTTCGATTAGTTGGGGAACACCAGAGTATCTTGATCCCCAGAGAGCAAAGGGTATGCCACACGATGAGCGTGCTTCTGACGTTTGGTCTCTAGGC ATTACAATGTTTGAAATCCTCATTGGTAGAACACCTTTTGAAGCCGACGAACAAGAACAATTCTCCACCCCCGAAGAACTCGTCATCTACTATGAACGTACTCGAAAAGGTCAATGGGTAGGCCAGTGGTCCATTCCATCCGATATCGAGACTTTATTGCGCCAGATGATTAACCCTGATCCGGCAAACCGTGTCAGTGCGATGGAAGCGTATCATCATCCGGCTTTGCAGCCCGAAGCGCCTGGCGTAATTATCACGCCGCACTTTGTCAGGGCTGCAGCGAGCTTTGATGTGGAGGAACCTCTTCCtgcccctcttcctcaaacCCATGTGGTGGCAGAAGATCATACCCAGGCCAAGGGTGacagggaaaaggagaaggagaagaaggaaaaggagaaacgTAAATCCAAACGTAAGGCCAAACGCGATCACGCGACATCCCACGACCCCCACTCTCACTCTCACTTCCACGTCCGCGCTATGACTCCCGCGCTGGGCGAATCTATCAAGCAGCACACTTCTGTCTCGAAGCCTAAAAGAGATGATGCCGATCTGGCCTCTGGAGTAGGATCCGGAATAGGtgatggaaaggagaatgaGCATATGGAAGttggtgaaggagagaaaaaggaaaaggagaagaagcggagCAAATTGGTCATTAGGAAGTtgagggtggaggaggaaggggatgacAAGGATGTGGGCGAGGACCCGACTC CTACCAAGGTGACGAAGCCCGCTCAACCACTCACAATTAAGGAATATTCATACATCG ACAAGAAGGTTGTGCCCCGTACTTCTAATTCTCAACTTACCAACTTATCCCGACCTAACTCTGCCAATCCGGCAACGACCATAGCCAGCAGCACCACCAATGCTAGCAAAACCACGAAAGAGATTTCGAGAGCCACATCCACCCAGACGTTCAAAGAAACCAAGGACAAACGCATCTCTACGTTCTCCTCTGATGATGCCCCAGAGGATAAGCAAGCCGCAGTCCTCCGTACTATGCGTTTACTCGAAGGTACGCATAAACACTATGCGACTTCGCAGAGGGAAAAAGCGCAAGAAGCCTTTGGGGCCATTACGCGACCTGCTCCCGAACCACCTGCCACTGtaaagaaagagatggcGAGGCCGACAAGCCTCGATTCAGCACAAGCATTGGCTAATGGtgagaaagggaagaaggagaaaagcgATGAAAGGAGGAGTCTGGGATTGGAGAGAATTGGCTTTGGTCTTGCGAGTggtaaggagaagattgatgaagagaagatcCAGAAGCCTATGGCAGCCCCTATGTCACCGT CCCGGGCAAAACGTGTCAGCACCTCGCGTATGCCAACTCCCTCCCCACAAAAGACCAGACGACAAGGTATCCGCCCACATACCGAGATTGATGCTACCACAGGCAAAATATTCCCCGCTTCGGATGATGAGTCGCCCTTGGCGGAGTTGAGAGAGAAAATCATCGTTTCCGACCAGGAGAATCTTGTAAGGTTTAGGCAAGTTCCTGGTAATGAAGGGGAGCTGGGACGTGGGGATGAGGTGGAGAATTTGAAAGAGTCGACTGCGCCTTTGCTCATCCAGAACGCCCATGCTCACGCTTATCCTGACCAACGAGCGTCGAGAGCGGCTGCGCTTGCTGAGACACACCAAGCCCGTTGCAGTGCTGAGATCAAGTCTGTTCCAGAAGTTTCTAAGCGAGGATCTCAAGGTTCGACTGCTCCCCATTCCGCCTCTGTCTCTGGCTTGACACGTACGAAATCCATTGAAGCCCTTGCTATGGACAACCGGTTGGACAAAATGGCTTCCTGGATCAAGAATGTGGAAACCATCATTGAAGACGCACGTAAAGCCGTTGCCGAAGGCCGTGAGCCCGGTTTACCcgttctctctctcccgGCCGAACTCACCACCGCCGATCCATCCACAAACAGTAATGTTATTCAAACGACAGTCGCCCATCGCTTTGGTGTGACCCCCGACAAAGCTACCGCTATCCCATCACACTTGCGCACAAGCTCTATTCAGGTAGAACCTGCCACCCCGCCCAAATGGATGACGTATgcggaagcagaagaaaagattCAAGCCGCTAATGCTTGGTTGgaagagcagcagcaggggaagaggagaaaggagagacCCACGGTGGGGCATGTTTTGAAGTTGTTTGgtggggaaaaggagaaggcggggTCGAGGTCTAGTACAC CCGATCCGAACCATCATCTCGTACCACTCAAGTCCCAAGGGCAGACTCTTCGCGGCGTCCCGTCTACCCCCGCTCTCCGTGGGTCCATCTCTGGAGCCGCCGCCGCTGCAGCAAGGCAGAGCAAGATGCCACACCGCAAATCTGAGTCCAACCTCCGCAACTTTAATACCATGCCAGtgatctcttctcccagtTTTGTCGCTGGACCTCAATACGATCCTGATACCGATGAAGATCATGACACTGCTACCCAACACAACAGTAACAGGACCAGATCCAACACCAATACCATTGCGTTCGCGTCCCCTCGCCGAGTTCGGTATGAGACTCTGCTCTCTGGCGAACCGGGCGTGACCaggcaaggagaaggatggacaAGCAACAACATCAAAATTACATCGTATCAGCGAAAAGAAGTGAAACCCTCATCGTCGATGGCTTCCCTACGCGAACGAGCGAGGGCATTGTTGGGCGAttcaagagaaagggagagacATATCATTGATCTCTCCAGAAAACCTGCCTCGGGCGTGGACGGCCATGCCCAAGGATCGGGATCAGGAGTAGGTGCGAGGGAAAGTTTAAAAGTGGAAAGGCGGTCTTCAAGATTGACCCtgagaggagaaaagggtGTGAAGAAAGATACCGCCATTAACGTCGCATCTGGCAACACTACCGAGCACTCCGCTAGACCGAATACGCCCGCTGCGGAGAGTGTGTTGGGTATGAGGAGCGGTACAACTGGTGGGGacaaaaagatgaagggatgggtgaagagcttgaagggTGCCATGGGAATGGGCAAGGCGTAA
- a CDS encoding CAMK/CAMKL protein kinase, translated as MTQPVLRKSKSNLRQRLGLAAAASKPTHLSPIASPSTTNLASSTSTTISVISRTDSRSAFTYDSATPSPPTKRMDFDTVSYNSAMSASPGEYTEEDDMSASTLVSSEDAHQQQQLTQQNTHTQPYQPPAQFHPPGEETVHPNIVTVTSGADDIFSLTDQQLSDRFTFISEIGFGNWGSVWLCKPKHVRSSQLSEPGAVVKLGKQAAASGGSGAGGKVAIKLVHRSKTATTAARVRALWGEMKIIRALRHEPHPSIIQFESFVITPSYALVIMPHLSHLIPVCLPPSRATPYFRQLASAVGYLHERGITHNDIKPANVLLSRTDIPVLVDFGFAQKWDVGARGSFLSSISWGTPEYLDPQRAKGMPHDERASDVWSLGITMFEILIGRTPFEADEQEQFSTPEELVIYYERTRKGQWVGQWSIPSDIETLLRQMINPDPANRVSAMEAYHHPALQPEAPGVIITPHFVRAAASFDVEEPLPAPLPQTHVVAEDHTQAKGDREKEKEKKEKEKRKSKRKAKRDHATSHDPHSHSHFHVRAMTPALGESIKQHTSVSKPKRDDADLASGVGSGIGDGKENEHMEVGEGEKKEKEKKRSKLVIRKLRVEEEGDDKDVGEDPTPTKVTKPAQPLTIKEYSYIADKKVVPRTSNSQLTNLSRPNSANPATTIASSTTNASKTTKEISRATSTQTFKETKDKRISTFSSDDAPEDKQAAVLRTMRLLEGTHKHYATSQREKAQEAFGAITRPAPEPPATVKKEMARPTSLDSAQALANGEKGKKEKSDERRSLGLERIGFGLASGKEKIDEEKIQKPMAAPMSPSRAKRVSTSRMPTPSPQKTRRQGIRPHTEIDATTGKIFPASDDESPLAELREKIIVSDQENLVRFRQVPGNEGELGRGDEVENLKESTAPLLIQNAHAHAYPDQRASRAAALAETHQARCSAEIKSVPEVSKRGSQGSTAPHSASVSGLTRTKSIEALAMDNRLDKMASWIKNVETIIEDARKAVAEGREPGLPVLSLPAELTTADPSTNSNVIQTTVAHRFGVTPDKATAIPSHLRTSSIQVEPATPPKWMTYAEAEEKIQAANAWLEEQQQGKRRKERPTVGHVLKLFGGEKEKAGSRSSTPDPNHHLVPLKSQGQTLRGVPSTPALRGSISGAAAAAARQSKMPHRKSESNLRNFNTMPVISSPSFVAGPQYDPDTDEDHDTATQHNSNRTRSNTNTIAFASPRRVRYETLLSGEPGVTRQGEGWTSNNIKITSYQRKEVKPSSSMASLRERARALLGDSRERERHIIDLSRKPASGVDGHAQGSGSGVGARESLKVERRSSRLTLRGEKGVKKDTAINVASGNTTEHSARPNTPAAESVLGMRSGTTGGDKKMKGWVKSLKGAMGMGKA; from the exons ATGACCCAGCCAGTTCTTCGCAAATCCAAATCCAACCTCCGCCAAAGGCTGGGCCTCGCAGCCGCCGCCTCCAAACCCACCCACCTCTCCCCTATTGCTTCACCGTCCACCACCAATCTCGCCTCGTCTACTTCCACTACGATCTCTGTCATCTCGCGCACAGACTCTCGATCGGCATTTACTTATGATTCTGCCACTCCCAGTCCTCCAACAAAGCGGATGGATTTCGACACTGTATCGTACAATAGTGCGATGTCGGCGAGTCCGGGTGAATAcacggaagaagatgacatgTCTGCTTCGACCCTCGTTTCGTCCGAAGATGCCcatcagcaacaacaactgaCCCAACAAAACACACACACCCAACCATACCAACCTCCTGCCCAATTCCATCCTCCAGGAGAAGAAACCGTTCATCCAAATATTGTCACAGTTACCTCTGGCGCTGACGATATCTTCTCCCTTACTGACCAGCAGCTTTCTGATCGATTCACATTCATCTCTGAAATTGGATTTGGCAACTGGGGGAGTGTATGGTTGTGCAAGCCAAAACATGTGAGGAGCAGTCAACTGTCAGAACCCGGAGCGGTTGTTAAGCTAGGAAAACAGGCAGCTGCTAGTGGAGGTAGCGGTGCGGGGGGTAAAGTTGCTATCAAGCTTGTTCATAGGAGTAAGACCGCA ACTACCGCTGCAAGGGTCAGAGCGCTTTGGGGCGAGATGAAGATCATTCGAGCGCTTCGACATGAGCCTCACCCGAGTATCATCCAATTTGAATCCTTTGTCATTACTCCAAGTTATGCTCT GGTTATCATGCCGCACCTGTCTCACCTCATTCCTGTCtgtctccctccttcacGCGCAACCCCTTACTTTCGCCAACTCGCTTCTGCAGTCGGTTACCTGCACGAACGCGGTATCACCCACAACGATATCAAACCCGCCAACGTCTTGTTGAGTCGTACTGATATTCCCGTCTTGGTCGATTTTGGTTTTGCCCAGAAATGGGATGTCGGCGCAAGAGGTAGTTTTCTCAGTTCGATTAGTTGGGGAACACCAGAGTATCTTGATCCCCAGAGAGCAAAGGGTATGCCACACGATGAGCGTGCTTCTGACGTTTGGTCTCTAGGC ATTACAATGTTTGAAATCCTCATTGGTAGAACACCTTTTGAAGCCGACGAACAAGAACAATTCTCCACCCCCGAAGAACTCGTCATCTACTATGAACGTACTCGAAAAGGTCAATGGGTAGGCCAGTGGTCCATTCCATCCGATATCGAGACTTTATTGCGCCAGATGATTAACCCTGATCCGGCAAACCGTGTCAGTGCGATGGAAGCGTATCATCATCCGGCTTTGCAGCCCGAAGCGCCTGGCGTAATTATCACGCCGCACTTTGTCAGGGCTGCAGCGAGCTTTGATGTGGAGGAACCTCTTCCtgcccctcttcctcaaacCCATGTGGTGGCAGAAGATCATACCCAGGCCAAGGGTGacagggaaaaggagaaggagaagaaggaaaaggagaaacgTAAATCCAAACGTAAGGCCAAACGCGATCACGCGACATCCCACGACCCCCACTCTCACTCTCACTTCCACGTCCGCGCTATGACTCCCGCGCTGGGCGAATCTATCAAGCAGCACACTTCTGTCTCGAAGCCTAAAAGAGATGATGCCGATCTGGCCTCTGGAGTAGGATCCGGAATAGGtgatggaaaggagaatgaGCATATGGAAGttggtgaaggagagaaaaaggaaaaggagaagaagcggagCAAATTGGTCATTAGGAAGTtgagggtggaggaggaaggggatgacAAGGATGTGGGCGAGGACCCGACTC CTACCAAGGTGACGAAGCCCGCTCAACCACTCACAATTAAGGAATATTCATACATCG CAGACAAGAAGGTTGTGCCCCGTACTTCTAATTCTCAACTTACCAACTTATCCCGACCTAACTCTGCCAATCCGGCAACGACCATAGCCAGCAGCACCACCAATGCTAGCAAAACCACGAAAGAGATTTCGAGAGCCACATCCACCCAGACGTTCAAAGAAACCAAGGACAAACGCATCTCTACGTTCTCCTCTGATGATGCCCCAGAGGATAAGCAAGCCGCAGTCCTCCGTACTATGCGTTTACTCGAAGGTACGCATAAACACTATGCGACTTCGCAGAGGGAAAAAGCGCAAGAAGCCTTTGGGGCCATTACGCGACCTGCTCCCGAACCACCTGCCACTGtaaagaaagagatggcGAGGCCGACAAGCCTCGATTCAGCACAAGCATTGGCTAATGGtgagaaagggaagaaggagaaaagcgATGAAAGGAGGAGTCTGGGATTGGAGAGAATTGGCTTTGGTCTTGCGAGTggtaaggagaagattgatgaagagaagatcCAGAAGCCTATGGCAGCCCCTATGTCACCGT CCCGGGCAAAACGTGTCAGCACCTCGCGTATGCCAACTCCCTCCCCACAAAAGACCAGACGACAAGGTATCCGCCCACATACCGAGATTGATGCTACCACAGGCAAAATATTCCCCGCTTCGGATGATGAGTCGCCCTTGGCGGAGTTGAGAGAGAAAATCATCGTTTCCGACCAGGAGAATCTTGTAAGGTTTAGGCAAGTTCCTGGTAATGAAGGGGAGCTGGGACGTGGGGATGAGGTGGAGAATTTGAAAGAGTCGACTGCGCCTTTGCTCATCCAGAACGCCCATGCTCACGCTTATCCTGACCAACGAGCGTCGAGAGCGGCTGCGCTTGCTGAGACACACCAAGCCCGTTGCAGTGCTGAGATCAAGTCTGTTCCAGAAGTTTCTAAGCGAGGATCTCAAGGTTCGACTGCTCCCCATTCCGCCTCTGTCTCTGGCTTGACACGTACGAAATCCATTGAAGCCCTTGCTATGGACAACCGGTTGGACAAAATGGCTTCCTGGATCAAGAATGTGGAAACCATCATTGAAGACGCACGTAAAGCCGTTGCCGAAGGCCGTGAGCCCGGTTTACCcgttctctctctcccgGCCGAACTCACCACCGCCGATCCATCCACAAACAGTAATGTTATTCAAACGACAGTCGCCCATCGCTTTGGTGTGACCCCCGACAAAGCTACCGCTATCCCATCACACTTGCGCACAAGCTCTATTCAGGTAGAACCTGCCACCCCGCCCAAATGGATGACGTATgcggaagcagaagaaaagattCAAGCCGCTAATGCTTGGTTGgaagagcagcagcaggggaagaggagaaaggagagacCCACGGTGGGGCATGTTTTGAAGTTGTTTGgtggggaaaaggagaaggcggggTCGAGGTCTAGTACAC CCGATCCGAACCATCATCTCGTACCACTCAAGTCCCAAGGGCAGACTCTTCGCGGCGTCCCGTCTACCCCCGCTCTCCGTGGGTCCATCTCTGGAGCCGCCGCCGCTGCAGCAAGGCAGAGCAAGATGCCACACCGCAAATCTGAGTCCAACCTCCGCAACTTTAATACCATGCCAGtgatctcttctcccagtTTTGTCGCTGGACCTCAATACGATCCTGATACCGATGAAGATCATGACACTGCTACCCAACACAACAGTAACAGGACCAGATCCAACACCAATACCATTGCGTTCGCGTCCCCTCGCCGAGTTCGGTATGAGACTCTGCTCTCTGGCGAACCGGGCGTGACCaggcaaggagaaggatggacaAGCAACAACATCAAAATTACATCGTATCAGCGAAAAGAAGTGAAACCCTCATCGTCGATGGCTTCCCTACGCGAACGAGCGAGGGCATTGTTGGGCGAttcaagagaaagggagagacATATCATTGATCTCTCCAGAAAACCTGCCTCGGGCGTGGACGGCCATGCCCAAGGATCGGGATCAGGAGTAGGTGCGAGGGAAAGTTTAAAAGTGGAAAGGCGGTCTTCAAGATTGACCCtgagaggagaaaagggtGTGAAGAAAGATACCGCCATTAACGTCGCATCTGGCAACACTACCGAGCACTCCGCTAGACCGAATACGCCCGCTGCGGAGAGTGTGTTGGGTATGAGGAGCGGTACAACTGGTGGGGacaaaaagatgaagggatgggtgaagagcttgaagggTGCCATGGGAATGGGCAAGGCGTAA
- a CDS encoding cytoplasmic protein, variant, protein MDQQSSSYPPSYHVSTRQAFEPHASYHTRDYQRRRDERHAQRDAAYAGGVEGRGTENPYWDPRGAPANLDVQQPLYPSHAGDRPIASRTGSGSGSVPSNPLLSDAERGAIPSVFAVSSKEGEYPEGWTKEDEEAEREFMKRGMIDWNELKSWRFWIRKEWWYYYIILAVICVLVILMSVYHDDIVNWMKPAANWMKNLTAGWVIPIAVFFVISFPPLFGHEIVAILVGAVWGLWIGFGITAAGTLLGEIGNFYAFKYCLRSTAEKYEKNNINYACLAHVVREGGFFIIFVARLSAIPGHFTTAVFATCGMNIWIFTLAAILSLPKQLIVVYLGVMFDSEEKSTKEKWISHGVLIFGFIITLWSAWYIWRKMQQARLTVWRRRRIEAAAQGLVLDPITLTTRPSSHAGGRVGEGDVRSLGYDRDKNGEDGYKMERIGDGEDETQSPILREHRRDERNEREGRVGYGGLGVRGGRGGAVADAGRHQSYQNPYDIRYQNADEMSVYDVDVNGPPVHAADERDITYGYGYQPAVSSETFLPQHIPVQHPPQLQHQPPERQSSIHFVPPYSHSQSQSHPQIHSQSHSHSHSPSNFQPQETLVYFPEAHSTGIESTPDGHLGLAGQPGTTVHRSATKATVYAKEEENVAFPKPKPNRI, encoded by the exons ATGGACCAGCAATCGTCTTCATATCCTCCATCCTACCATGTTTCCACCCGTCAAGCTTTCGAGCCGCATGCTTCTTACCACACTCGCGACTACCAGCGGCGGCGAGACGAGCGGCACGCTCAAAGAGACGCGGCATACGCTGGAGGTGTAGAGGGACGCGGCACCGAGAATCCTTATTGGGATCCAAGAGGTGCGCCAGCGAACTTGGACGTCCAACAACCTCTGTACCCATCTCATGCAGGAGATCGACCAATAGCGTCACGTACAGGCTCAGGCTCGGGATCCGTACCTTCAAACCCTTTGTTATCAGACGCCGAGCGAGGTGCGATTCCGAGTGTATTCGCAGTATCGagcaaagaaggggagTATCCTGAAGGGTGgacgaaggaagacgaagaagcgGAAAGAGAATTTATGAAGCGGGGCATGATTGATTGGAATGAGCTGAAAAGTTGGAGATTCTGGATACGGAAAGAATGGTGGT ATTACTACATCATCCTGGCAGTGATCTGTGTGCTGGTCATTTTAATGTCTGTCTACCATGACGAT ATTGTCAACTGGATGAAACCTGCTGCCAATTGGATGAAAAA CCTTACAGCAGGATGGGTCATTCCTATTG CCGTCTTTTTCGtcatttcctttcctcctctctttgGCCATGAA ATCGTCGCAATCCTCGTCGGAGCCGTCTGGGGTCTCTGGATAGGTTTCGGCATCACCGCTGCCGGCACCCTCCTCGGTGAAATCGGAAACTTCTACGCATTCAAATACTGTCTCCGCTCCACAGCTGAAAAGTATGAGAAGAATAATATCAATTATGCTTGTTTGGCACATGTAGTTCGGGAGGGAGGATTTTTCATTATTTTTGTAGCGAGGTTGAGTGCTATCCCAGG GCATTTCACGACGGCGGTGTTTGCTACGTGCGGTATGAACATCTGGATCTTCACCCTCGCCGCTATCCTTTCATTACCCAAGCAG CTCATCGTGGTCTACCTCGGTGTCATGTTCGATTCTGAAGAAAAGAGTACAAAGGAAAAATGGATATCCCATGGTGTCCTCATCTTCGGGTTTA TCATCACACTCTGGTCAGCATGGTACATCTGGCGTAAAATGCAACAAGCCCGCCTAACCGTCTGGCGTCGCCGTCGGATTGAAGCAGCTGCGCAGGGGTTGGTACTTGATCCAATCACACTGACTACTCGGCCTAGTAGCCATGCTGGAGGTCGTGTCGGAGAGGGCGATGTACGTTCACTTGGATATGACAGGGATAAGAACGGGGAGGATGGATATAAGATGGAACGGattggggatggggaggatgaAACGCAGAGTCCGATTTTAAGAGAGCATaggagagatgagagaaatgaaagagagggaagagtggGATATGGAGGGTTGGGCGTCCGCGGTGGCAGGGGTGGTGCGGTTGCTGATGCAGGGAGACATCAGAGTTATCAGAATCCTTATGATATCAG GTACCAAAACGCCGATGAAATGTCTGTATATGACGTCGACGTGAATGGTCCACCGGTACATGCTGCGGATGAGCGCGATATAACATATGGGTATGGCTATCAACCTGCTGTGTCTTCGGAGACTTTCTTGCCGCAGCACATACCGGTGCAACACCCTCCCCAGCTCCAGCATCAGCCTCCAGAGAGGCAGTCGTCAATTCATTTTGTTCCACCATACTCCCATTCGCAATCACAATCCCATCCACAAATTCATTCACAATCACACTCACATTCGCATTCCCCATCAAACTTCCAACCCCAAGAAACACTCGTCTATTTTCCGGAAGCACATTCGACAGGGATCGAGTCTACTCCTGACGGGCATCTCGGACTGGCAGGCCAGCCAGGGACTACGGTTCATCGATCGGCGACCAAGGCGACAGTGTACgccaaggaggaggaaaatgTAGCTTTCCCCAAACCGAAGCCAAATCGGATATGA